The following coding sequences are from one Octopus sinensis unplaced genomic scaffold, ASM634580v1 Contig13678, whole genome shotgun sequence window:
- the LOC115229856 gene encoding tRNA-specific adenosine deaminase 2-like → MNIKVQMHNEFMLEAFKEAETSLFKNEVPIGCVLVQNSKIIARSHNMTNQTSNATRHAEFVAIDNVCLVFFGGYNDRFGGCGSVLDVVADNPDNLSALPEFVGGFMAERAIEILKVFYKNENQNAPPTKRIRKI, encoded by the exons atgaatataaaGGTTCAAATGCACAATGAGTTCATGCTGGAGGCATTTAAGGAAGCTGAGACTTCTTTATTTAAAAACGAAGTTCCAATAGGATGTGTACTTGTACAAAACTCGAAAATAATAGCCCGTAGCCACAACATGACAAACCAAACCTCAAATGCTACTCGCCATGCCGAATTTGTGGCAATCGACAATGTCTGCCT AGTGTTTTTTGGGGGTTATAATGACCGATTTGGAGGATGTGGGTCGGTTTTGGACGTCGTTGCGGATAATCCTGACAATTTGAGTGCACTTCCTGAGTTTGTAGGTGGATTCATGGCAGAGAGAGCGATCGAGATTTTAAAAGTGTTTTATAAAAATGAGAATCAGAACGCTCCTCCGACTAAAAGAATTcgaaaaatataa
- the LOC115229857 gene encoding NAD-dependent protein deacetylase sirtuin-1-like: MLDAQPGLTHKFVRQLECQGKLLNCYTQNVDGLDRLAGIEHLVECHGSFSHSVCMICGDRVKTELLKDHIVEQNVPRCVSCGEGVMKPEIVFFGEQLGSHFYSSLEHDIEKCDLVLVIGSSLSVHPVSSIPRWFVMCDSLDRVRGSVPQILINREPLSDFTFDVEFFGDCDLVLGHISSQLGDDFFSDLCGRDVMLQRSELELGDPESGILTGLVVF; encoded by the coding sequence ATGTTGGATGCCCAACCTGGTCTTACTCACAAATTTGTACGACAACTGGAATGTCAGGGCAAGTTATTGAACTGCTACACTCAGAATGTTGACGGTCTGGATAGATTGGCCGGAATTGAACATCTCGTGGAATGCCATGGGTCCTTTTCCCATTCTGTGTGTATGATTTGTGGGGACAGAGTGAAGACTGAACTACTCAAGGACCATATAGTCGAACAGAATGTTCCTAGATGTGTATCTTGTGGTGAAGGAGTCATGAAACCTGAAATTGTGTTTTTTGGGGAACAGCTCGGATCCCATTTTTATTCGAGTCTGGAACATGACATTGAAAAGTGTGACCTCGTCCTTGTGATTGGCTCTTCTCTCAGTGTCCATCCGGTGTCCTCAATCCCCCGTTGGTTCGTTATGTGCGACTCTTTAGACAGAGTTCGGGGGTCAGTTCCACAAATCCTCATTAATCGTGAACCACTTTCTGACTTTACTTTTGATGTTGAATTTTTTGGGGACTGTGATCTTGTTTTGGGGCACATTTCATCACAGCTTGGTGATGATTTTTTTTCAGATCTGTGTGGAAGGGACGTAATGCTACAAAGGTCTGAATTGGAATTAGGAGATCCTGAATCCGGTATATTGACAGGTTTGGTTGTGTTTTAA